The Mobula hypostoma chromosome 22, sMobHyp1.1, whole genome shotgun sequence genome includes a region encoding these proteins:
- the dgke gene encoding diacylglycerol kinase epsilon has translation MGGGMGEGGEAAAEVGPGAWGWGLGAGRLALLTAAAVLLPVLLSWWLGGRRGRPGAPVGPSPGPGGHRWLYSDLFGRPTYCSECGQAALRGCYCDSCGACVHPACQAAAERRLRCKQRLSAARGPPRHHWLRGNLPLCNRCAVCGLQCGSRPCLCDQRCIWCQQVAHDDCLVRVPPACPLGPLPRAVVPPQYLHSVNRRPREPTDPAQYIFTSVENWSPVLVLGNSRSGNNMAQSLMGEFRTILNPVQVLDLGTVTPYKALQLCTVLPSHSACVLVCGGDGTVGWVLDAIDEMKHKGQEQYTPRVAILPLGTGNDLSRMLGWGAGYTGDQTAEGILRHVLEGEAVKLDRWRVRITKGFYSFHRPKVFSMNNYFSIGPDALMALNFHERRLQSPSLFSSRILNKAVYFFYGTRDCLIQTCKDLDKKIEVELDGEQISLPKLEGVIVLNIAYWGGGCRLWEGTGSELYPPASHNDSLLEVVGVYGSFHCAQIHVGLANPVRLGQAHTVKLTLKSSVMPMQVDGEPWVQGPCTILISHKTQALMVQASAAVAETNGEPEGREASQHPG, from the exons ATGGGCGGCGGGATGGGTGAAGGCGGCGAGGCAGCGGCGGAGGTGGGCCCTGGGGCCTGGGGCTGGGGCTTGGGCGCTGGTCGCCTGGCGCTGCTGACGGCGGCCGCCGTGCTGTTGCCCGTGCTGCTGAGCTGGTGGTTGGGCGGGAGACGGGGGCGGCCCGGGGCGCCGGTGGGCCCGAGCCCGGGCCCGGGCGGACACCGCTGGCTTTACTCGGACCTTTTCGGCCGTCCCACCTACTGCAGCGAGTGCGGGCAGGCCGCGCTGCGGGGCTGCTACTGCGACAGCTGCGGAGCCTGCGTGCACCCGGCCTGCCAGGCAGCGGCCGAGCGCCGGCTGCGCTGCAAACAGCGGCTGAGCGCGGCCCGTGGTCCCCCTCGCCACCACTGGCTCCGCGGCAACCTTCCACTCTGCAACCGCTGCGCCGTCTGCGGCCTGCAGTGCGGCTCCCGGCCCTGCCTCTGCGACCAGCGCTGCATTTGGTGCCAACAGGTCGCCCACGACGACTGCCTGGTCAGGGTGCCCCCCGCCTGCCCCCTCGGACCGCTGCCCCGCGCCGTCGTCCCCCCGCAGTACCTGCACTCGGTGAACCGCAGGCCCCGGGAGCCCACCGACCCGGCGCAG TACATCTTCACCAGTGTGGAGAACTGGAGCCCAGTGCTGGTCCTCGGCAACAGTCGCAGTGGGAACAACATGGCCCAGAGTTTGATGGGTGAATTCCGCACTATCCTCAACCCTGTGCAG GTGCTTGATCTTGGAACTGTGACTCCGTACAAGGCTCTGCAGCTCTGCACCGTCCTACCCAGCCACTCTGCCTGCGTGCTCGTGTGCGGTGGTGACGGAACTGTTGGCTGGGTCCTGGATGCCATCGACGAGATGAAACACAAG GGGCAGGAGCAGTACACCCCACGCGTGGCCATTCTGCCGCTGGGCACCGGGAACGACCTGTCTCGCATGCTGGGCTGGGGTGCCGGTTACACTGGTGATCAGACGGCTGAAGGGATCCTGCGTCATGTTCTGGAGGGAGAAGCGGTGAAGCTGGATCG CTGGAGAGTGCGGATTACTAAGGGGTTCTACAGCTTCCACCGACCCAAG GTCTTCTCCATGAACAATTACTTCTCCATTGGGCCCGATGCCCTCATGGCCTTGAACTTCCACGAGCGTCGGCTGCAGAGCCCCTCTCTATTTTCCAGCAGGATCCTTAACAAG GCTGTATACTTCTTCTATGGGACCAGAGACTGCCTGATTCAGACATGCAAGGACCTGGACAAGAAGATAgag GTGGAGCTGGATGGTGAGCAGATTTCACTGCCGAAGCTGGAGGGAGTCATTGTCCTGAACATCGCCTACTGGGGTGGAGGCTGCCGTCTTTGGGAAGGAACAGGGAGTGAATTGTATCCCCCAGCCAG CCACAATGATAGCCTGTTGGAAGTGGTGGGAGTGTACGGTTCCTTCCATTGTGCTCAGATCCACGTTGGACTGGCCAACCCTGTGCGCCTGGGGCAGGCGCACACAGTCAAG CTGACCTTGAAGAGTTCTGTGATGCCAATGCAGGTGGACGGTGAGCCCTGGGTCCAGGGACCATGCACGATCCTCATCAGTCACAAGACCCAGGCATTGatggttcaagcctcagctgcgGTGGCAGAGACCAATGGCGAGCCCGAGGGCAGAGAGGCGTCTCAGCACCCAGGGTAG